A genome region from Candidatus Bathyarchaeota archaeon includes the following:
- a CDS encoding DNA polymerase II: MQKLKITFWLLDINYEVKDHKPEVWLWGIDEKENRILIIDREVTPYFYAVLNEEAKPEEVIEKIKVRKNELPFITSIQPVEKKYFGRKVKALKISCQNPEFVSKYAKRIEKIEGVKNCLEDDIRLSMRYLIDNEVTPCGWHEIEVEEIPNELGLQVDKVYLASSKPKHCAEKHEIPRLRILGFSIICYSPKGSPKPEKNPVVIISAATNTGEEKQFAAENSQNDSDVIKDFIDFVKSFDPDIIVGYGTNRNDLPYLTTRAKKNGFLLTIDRANTEPHTSVYGHVSITGRANVDLFDFADELPEVKVRTLENIADYLGVMKLEERTLIEDVDFAEYWEKPEKKPELLKFSMENTKCIMGVAEALLDFAIQLSNLVGLPLDHIGTAAVGFRVEWFLIRHAFQMNELVPKRVERPYRPYAGAIVLAPKPGIHENIAVLDFKAMYPSIMITYNVSPDTYVPLEEPDPPCGVYVAPEVKHRFRKEPSGFYREVLSRLIAARDEIKKKLKELKPESPNYRVLDARQKAVKVITNATYGYAGWIGARWYIKPVAEAATAWGRYTIKNTIELAKKAGVEVVYGDTDSIFIKYDPEKILQLTEQIGKKLGLEMKPDKIYTRILFTEAKKKYAGLLPDGRLDIVGLEVVRGDWAKVAKNMQEKVLEIILKEKDPQKAADFVRNYISDMRKRKVPFRDFIIWKTLTKKVEEYEVRAPHVEAAKMLKKEGWDLTLGDKVGYVITCGSGRLYERVKPYIFASYDELDIEYYITNQVIPAATRILSMLGIKEEDLLAPTKPKTLTDFFKS; this comes from the coding sequence GTGCAAAAGTTGAAGATTACATTTTGGCTTCTTGACATAAACTACGAAGTTAAGGATCATAAACCCGAAGTTTGGCTTTGGGGAATAGACGAAAAAGAAAACAGAATCCTAATAATAGATAGGGAAGTTACGCCCTACTTTTACGCTGTTTTAAATGAAGAAGCAAAGCCAGAAGAAGTCATTGAAAAAATTAAAGTTAGGAAAAATGAGCTTCCCTTCATAACGAGCATACAGCCTGTCGAAAAGAAATATTTTGGAAGAAAAGTAAAAGCACTGAAAATTTCATGTCAAAACCCAGAATTCGTCTCGAAATACGCAAAAAGAATAGAAAAAATTGAAGGAGTAAAAAACTGCCTCGAAGATGACATTAGGCTTTCAATGCGCTACTTAATTGACAACGAAGTTACGCCTTGCGGATGGCACGAAATAGAAGTAGAGGAGATTCCAAACGAACTTGGATTGCAAGTAGACAAAGTTTACTTGGCAAGTTCAAAGCCCAAACACTGCGCAGAAAAACATGAAATCCCGAGGCTGAGAATCCTCGGGTTCTCAATAATATGCTACAGTCCAAAGGGTTCCCCGAAACCGGAGAAAAATCCAGTAGTAATAATTTCTGCAGCGACAAACACTGGCGAAGAAAAACAGTTTGCGGCTGAAAACTCCCAAAATGACAGCGACGTAATTAAAGACTTCATTGACTTCGTGAAAAGTTTTGACCCAGATATAATTGTTGGCTATGGAACAAACCGTAACGACCTACCATACTTAACAACTAGGGCGAAAAAGAACGGTTTCCTGCTGACAATTGACAGGGCGAACACGGAGCCCCACACAAGCGTTTACGGGCATGTTTCAATAACTGGAAGGGCAAACGTAGACCTGTTTGATTTTGCGGATGAACTGCCAGAAGTTAAAGTAAGAACTTTGGAGAACATAGCCGACTACTTGGGAGTTATGAAACTTGAAGAAAGAACCCTAATCGAAGACGTGGATTTTGCGGAATACTGGGAAAAACCGGAGAAAAAGCCTGAGCTTCTCAAATTTTCGATGGAAAACACCAAATGCATAATGGGAGTTGCAGAAGCCCTACTTGACTTTGCAATACAACTTTCAAACCTTGTAGGCTTACCTCTAGACCATATAGGCACAGCGGCAGTAGGATTCCGCGTCGAATGGTTCCTAATCCGCCACGCATTCCAAATGAACGAGCTTGTTCCGAAAAGGGTTGAAAGACCATACAGACCTTACGCGGGAGCCATAGTTCTAGCCCCAAAACCTGGAATACACGAAAACATTGCTGTCTTAGACTTTAAGGCGATGTATCCAAGCATAATGATAACCTACAATGTGTCACCAGACACTTATGTGCCGCTGGAAGAGCCAGACCCACCATGCGGAGTCTACGTTGCGCCGGAAGTAAAACATAGGTTTAGAAAAGAGCCTTCAGGCTTCTACCGTGAAGTTTTGTCTAGACTAATAGCCGCAAGGGACGAGATAAAGAAGAAATTGAAAGAACTTAAGCCCGAAAGCCCGAATTATAGGGTTCTCGACGCTAGGCAGAAGGCAGTTAAGGTGATTACAAATGCAACTTATGGCTATGCAGGGTGGATAGGTGCAAGATGGTACATTAAACCAGTTGCAGAGGCAGCAACAGCGTGGGGAAGATATACCATTAAAAACACAATTGAATTAGCTAAAAAAGCCGGAGTGGAAGTTGTTTACGGAGACACAGACAGCATCTTCATAAAATATGACCCGGAAAAAATTCTGCAACTAACAGAACAAATAGGAAAAAAGCTTGGCCTAGAAATGAAACCAGACAAAATATACACAAGGATATTGTTCACCGAAGCCAAAAAGAAGTATGCTGGACTTTTGCCAGACGGAAGACTGGACATAGTAGGCCTAGAAGTAGTTAGAGGAGACTGGGCAAAAGTTGCGAAGAACATGCAAGAAAAGGTTTTGGAAATCATTTTGAAGGAGAAAGACCCGCAGAAGGCTGCAGATTTCGTTAGGAACTACATTTCTGACATGCGTAAACGGAAGGTTCCATTCAGAGACTTCATAATATGGAAAACGTTGACAAAAAAGGTTGAGGAGTATGAAGTTAGGGCGCCTCACGTTGAAGCCGCTAAAATGCTGAAAAAGGAAGGTTGGGACCTAACCTTAGGAGATAAGGTTGGTTACGTTATAACTTGTGGAAGCGGCAGACTTTACGAGAGAGTTAAACCCTACATCTTCGCTTCATACGACGAGTTGGACATAGAATACTACATAACAAATCAAGTAATACCAGCGGCGACGAGAATACTTTCAATGTTGGGAATAAAAGAGGAAGACTTACTGGCTCCAACAAAGCCTAAAACTTTAACTGACTTCTTCAAGAGCTAG
- a CDS encoding mRNA surveillance protein pelota → MKILETNMKKGIVKLIPESLDDLWHLYNIIYPNDEVYMQTTREIKQTAEYSRPQKPKRISVFLGVKVQKISWDRTLNRLRVHGTICHAPEDLIGLGSHHTLNISVNKPLTIVKAKWQKHQLERLERASKAAMPAIILASIDDEGFCIATLRQFGLEVNVDERVALPSKRQAGKREEALKAFFKKALNALREVWAPNRNRIVVLGVGFIKNGFFEYLKEKAPEIAESVIDVKSVNNSGLAGINEALRSGILSKALKHVRVVEESKVVEELLERLGKNEPIAYGLEEVKLASQYGAVKKLVINDVKLREASDEERLELEKLMKEVEDKGGKIIIVSSEHEAGRKLMALGGIAATLRFPIQ, encoded by the coding sequence TTGAAAATCTTAGAGACAAACATGAAGAAGGGCATAGTTAAGCTGATTCCTGAAAGCCTAGACGACCTTTGGCATTTATACAACATAATCTATCCAAACGATGAAGTTTACATGCAAACAACAAGGGAAATCAAACAAACCGCAGAGTACAGCAGACCGCAGAAACCCAAGAGAATTTCAGTTTTCTTAGGCGTAAAAGTGCAGAAAATAAGTTGGGACCGAACGTTAAATCGCCTAAGAGTACATGGAACAATCTGTCACGCCCCAGAAGACCTCATAGGCTTAGGCTCCCATCACACACTTAACATTTCAGTAAACAAGCCATTAACAATCGTTAAGGCCAAATGGCAAAAGCATCAGCTTGAAAGACTTGAAAGAGCAAGTAAAGCGGCAATGCCAGCGATAATTTTGGCTTCAATAGACGATGAAGGCTTCTGCATTGCGACTTTGAGGCAGTTCGGCTTAGAAGTTAATGTCGACGAAAGAGTAGCGCTTCCAAGCAAAAGGCAGGCTGGAAAAAGAGAAGAAGCCTTAAAGGCATTTTTTAAAAAAGCTTTAAACGCATTAAGAGAAGTGTGGGCGCCAAATAGGAACCGAATAGTAGTTTTAGGAGTGGGCTTCATTAAAAACGGATTTTTCGAATATTTAAAGGAGAAGGCTCCTGAAATCGCTGAGTCAGTTATCGACGTAAAAAGCGTAAACAACAGCGGCCTAGCTGGAATAAATGAGGCGTTAAGATCCGGCATTTTGTCGAAGGCGTTAAAGCATGTGAGAGTTGTGGAGGAAAGCAAAGTAGTTGAGGAACTGCTTGAACGCTTAGGCAAAAATGAGCCAATTGCCTACGGCCTAGAAGAAGTTAAGCTGGCAAGCCAGTACGGAGCAGTGAAAAAGCTTGTCATTAACGATGTGAAACTGCGTGAGGCATCTGACGAAGAGCGACTTGAACTTGAAAAATTGATGAAGGAAGTTGAAGATAAAGGAGGCAAAATAATCATAGTTAGCAGTGAACACGAAGCTGGAAGGAAGCTTATGGCCTTAGGAGGAATAGCCGCTACGCTAAGGTTTCCAATACAATAA